A segment of the Bacteriovorax sp. BAL6_X genome:
ACCACCCGAAGTATCAGCAACAACACCAGCTACACGCTCGGCCATCTTCTTAATGTCGGCCTTAACTTTTCCAGTTGTGATTCCGTGTGCTTCAAACTCGTGAGTCGCCTCATGAAACTTCTCGCTTGAATCAAGCCATGCTTTTGATGGAATACAACCTACGTTTAGGCAAGTTCCACCAAGAGTATTATATTTTTCTACGATTGCTACTTTCATTCCAAGTTGTGAACAGCGAACAGCGCTGATATATCCACCAGGACCTGAACCAATTACAACAACATCAAATTCTTTACTCATATTTATTCCTTTTATGGGTGCCATGCACCTTTGGTTTCGCATTTGCGAAACAAAAGGTGCATGGCACCTAACTTAATTAGATATCAAGAAGCATTCTAGCTGGATCTTCTAACATCTCTTTTACCATCTTAAGGAATGTTACCGATTCCTTACCATCGATAATTCTGTGGTCATAAGATAGTGCAAGGTACATTACAGGGTGAATAACAACCTGTCCGTTAACAGCTACTGGTCTTTCAACAATATTGTGCATTCCTAGAATCGCAGATTGAGGAACGTTAATAATTGGCGTTGAAAGCATTGAACCAAAAACACCACCATTTGTAATAGTAAATGTTCCACCAGTCATTTCATCAACAGTAAGCTTTCCATCACGACCTTTAAGAGCAAGTCTTCTTACTTCTTTTTCGATCTGAGCTAGACTTAAACTTTCTGCGTTTCTAATAACTGGAACAACTAGACCCTTTGGAGTTGAAACAGCGATACCAACGTCAGCATAGTCGTGATAAATGATATTTTCACCATCAATTTGTGCGTTAACACCTTTGATTTCCATAAGAGCTTTTGTACATGCTTTTGTGAAAAAAGACATGAAACCAAGTCCGATATCGTGCTTGTCTTTAAAAGCATCTTTATACTTCTTACGAAGCTCCATTACATTATACATATCAACTTCATTGAAAGTTGTTAGCATTGCCGTTGTATTCTTAGCTTCCACAAGACGCTTAGCAATTGTCTTACGGATACGCTTCATTTTTACTTCTTCTTTTGCTCTGCTTGCACCACCCGTTGGAACTTGAGTTTCAATCGTTGGAACTTGAGTTTCAATCGTTGGAGCAGGAGCTGCCTTTGCTGCTGGAGCCGCTTTCGGAGCAGCACTTGCATTCATAGCGTCAGCTTTTGTGATTCTTCCATCTTTACCTGAACCGGCCACAGAGTTTGCACTCACACCTTTTTCAGCAAGAATCTTTGCTGCTGCTGGAGATGGATAATTCTTGTCGTTGGAAGAGCTCGCTGCTGGCGCGCTCGCTGTAACTGAAGTATTGTCTGTTGTCGATTCAGCAGGAGCACTTTCTCCAGCTGGAGCCGATGCAGAAGTATCAAGTTCAGCAACTACTGCACCAATTTCAAGTTCAGCACCTTCTTCAGCGATAATCTTAATAACACCACTTTCTTCGGCCGGAAGAGGAAGAGTTGCTTTATCTGATTCAACTTCAACTAGTTCATCACCTTCACTAACGTAGTCACCGTCAGCTACTAGCCACTCACCTAGAGCAACTTCTGTAATTGATTCACCAATTGGTGGAATAGTAATTTTTACGATTGCCATTTTCTTTTCCTTATTTATTTAAATGCATTCTCTACAATTGTTTCTTGTTCTTTCATATGTACTGACGCGTAACCTGTCGCTGGAGAAGCTGATGCTTTTCTCGAAATACAATCAATTTCTCTGAATGTATCACGCCAACGATTGAGGTGCATCCAAGCGCCCATATTTGAAGGCTCTTCCTGTACCCAACGATGAGTTGCATTTGGATACTTATCAAGAATTGCCTTAATTTTATCTGTCGGAAGTGGATATAGTTGCTCAAGACGAACAACAGCGACATCTTTGCGATCATTTTCTTGTTGGTACTTTAATAGGTCATAATAGATCTTACCAGTACATAGAACAACTTTCTTAACGTCTTTTGGGTTAACCCAAGAGTCATCAAAAACTTCTTCAAATTTACCAGAAGTAAAATCTTCAACTTTTGACTGACATAAAGGATGTCTTAATAAAGACTTTGGAGTGAAAACAACTAATGGCTTTCTAAACTCCCATTTAAGCTGACGTCTAAGAGCATGGAACATATTCGCTGGAGTTGTGATATTACAAATTACCATATTCTCTTCAGCACATTGTTGTAGAAACCTTTCTGGACGACAAGAAGAGTGCTCTGGCCCCGCTCCTTCATAACCGTGCGGTAGAAGCATAACTAAGTTACTCATTCTTCTCCACTTACTTTCTGCAGCAGAAATGAACTGGTCGATGACAATTTGAGCACCGTTTGTGAAGTCACCAAATTGTGCTTCCCAAATATTTAGAGCATGTGGTGTTGCTTGAGAATAACCATATTCAAAGGCAAGAACAGCATATTCTGAAAGTAGAGAGTTGTAGATATAGAAGTCACCTTGACCAGTTGTTAAGTGTTCTAGACCACAATAAGCCTCATTAGTTTTTTCATCAAAAACTTTTGCGTGACGGTGAGAGAATGTTCCACGTATTACGTCTTCTCCAGAGAAACGAACATCGTTACCTTCTGTAAGAATTGATCCATATGCAAAAAGCTCAGCTAGTGCCCAGTCAATTTGGTCACTTTCAAAAGCGGCCTTTCTTTGATCAAGAAGTTTCTGTGCCTTTCTTAACGTTTTAAAGCCTTCAGGTGTTTGAGTGATTGATGAAATAATATTTTCAAGTGTCTTCTTATCAACACTAGTATCAGGTGAGTTTGCGAAGTCTTCAAGTGTAGAGAAGCGAACATCTTTCCACTCTCTGTGTGGGCCTGGAACTTTCTTCGGAATAACATTTTGTTTAACATTGTTGAAACGATCAGAAAGAAGACTCTTGTATTCTTCTTGCATCTCTTTGGCCACAGCTCTATCAACAGAACCATGACTAGCTAATTCTTCGATATACATTTCACGTGGGTTCTTATGCTTTGATATCATCCCATAAAGTTCTGGTTGAGTATATTTCGGCTCATCACCTTCATTGTGGCCGTGCTTACGGTAACAAACCATATCAACGAAAACATCACGCTTAAATTTTTGTCTAAACTTAACAGCAAGCTCACATGCGTAAACAACGTCTTCTGGACAATCACCATTGACGTGAATAACTGGGATATTTAGCATCTTAGCAACTGATGTTGAGTAGTGAGACGAACGAGCATCTGTAAAGTCAGTTGTGAAACCAATTTGGTTATTGATTACAAAGTGTAGAGAACCACCAGTGCGGTAACCAGGAAGCTCGGACATTTGAAGAGTCTCATAAACAATTCCCTGACCTGCAACAGCAGCATCACCGTGAATAACGATTGGGATAATTTTACTCTCATCTCCTCCGTATGCGATATCAATCTGAGCACGAGCATAACCAGTAGCAACCGGAGAAACAGTCTCTAAGTGTGATGGGTTTGGCAGAAGCTTTAAGTAAACTTCACTATTGTCTTCAGTTTTAGTTACAGATGTAAATCCCATATGGTACTTAACATCTCCATCTCCTTGACCAGCTAATTGCTCAAGAGAATTTCCTTCGAATTCAGAAAAGATATACTCATAAGTTTTCCCAAGAGTATTTGCTAGAATATTTAGACGTCCACGGTGGGCCATACCAATAATAAACTCTTTAGCCCCTAATCTTGCACCTTCATTAATAAAAGCATCAAGGCCCGGGATCGTCGACTCTCCACCTTCGAGCGAAAATCTTTTTTGTCCCGTGTATTTTGTTTGTAGAAAGTTTTCAAAAACATTCGCTTCATTTAGCTTATGTAAAATTCTTTTCTTTTTATCAACACTGAAATCTTTTTTAAGATAAGTTGTTTCAAACTCCTCTCTAAACCAACGTCTCATTTCAGTATCCGTTGAGTGCATATACTCAACACCGATCTTTCCGCAATAAAGCTTACTCATGTGATCCATGATATTTTTAAGAGTCGTTGCACCTAGGCCAACAAACTCACCACATGTAAACACTTCGTTAAGGTCAGCATCTGTCAGGTCATAATCCTGTAGAGAGATATGAGCATGACGATCAAGCCTTGGACGAATCGGGTTAGTGTCCGAAAGAAGGTGTCCTCTTGATCTAAATGATTGAATTAGTCTGAATACGTTGAATTCTTTACGTAACTTCTCATCACTTACTTCACCACCGGCACCTGTGCTACCTTTACCGGCACCGAATTCAAAACCTAGAAAAAAGTTGCGCCAACTTTCTTCTACTTCCATCGGGTTTGATTCGTATTGTTCGTAGAGAGAGTCAATGTAAGAAATGTCTGAACTTGATAGTGTTGAAAAGTCGAATTTATCCATTTGATTAAAATCCATTTTACCGCTTTGCGGCTATTACAAAATTAATAATTTAGGCACGTTAATATACCTTATATGTTAACAGTTCGTGAAGTTTTCTTTTTGCACAGGCAAGCTTTGACTAGATAAAAATCAAAGTGATAAAGTTCGATCAACTACCCAACTTTTGACAGGAGAAATTATGGATTCAAAGAAATATATGAGTGATGCAATCAGAACAGAATCAAGAGATTTTGATGCAATGAATACTCGCCTAAATGACAATGGAATTAAGAGACTACTTCACGCAGGAATTGGCCTATCAACAGAGGCCGGTGAATTCCTAGATGCCCTAAAGAAGCATATATTCTATGGTAAGGAGCTTGACCGCGTAAATTTAGCGGAAGAATTGGGAGACCTTTTCTGGTATATGGCCATTGTTGGAGATGAGCTAGGAATCAAATTTGAAGATGTCATGGAGAGAAATATTACAAAGCTTAAGGCGCGCTACGGCGAAAAATTTAGCGAAGAAAAGGCCGACAAGAGAGACCTTGATAGCGAAAGAAAAATTCTTGAGGAACAGGCGTTTAATTAATGAGACTTAACAAAATCTTTATATTTGGAATGATCCTATTGTTAGGAGTCTTAACTTCTTGCAATAGTGAAAAACTGCAAATTTATCGTGTCACTGGCCCAACCATGGGTACGACATATCATATCAAGTATCTTGCTCCGGCTGGCTTTGACGAAGACTCTGTAAAGAAAGATATCGAGATACGACTAGATGAAGTCAATAAGGCCATGAGTACTTATATTAAAGATTCGGAAATTTCGCTCTTTAATAAAATGACAAAGAATGAAAAATTCTACCCAGGCCCAGACTTCACAAGAACGCTAAAGCACGCACTAGACGTTGCAAAGAAGACTGATGGAACATTTGATCCAACAATTGGAACTCTTGTTAACCTTTGGGGTTTCGGGCCTAATGGCAAACGCAAGATTCCATCTAAAGAGGACATTGTTGCGGCCAAGAATAAGGTTGGTTTTGAGAAAATCATTTTTAAAGACGGCGCCTTAACAAAAACTATTGATGGTGTTTATCTTGATCTATCGGCATCGGCCAAAGGCTTTGGAGTTGACGCAATCATCGAACTACTCCAATCACGTGGAATTAAGAATGCCCTCGTAGAAGTTGGCGGTGAAGTTCGCACAATGGGTGAATCTCTGACACGTCCATGGCGAATTGGAGTTGAGTCCCCTAATAACAAAGATAATAACCCTGTTGTTAAGGTCGTAAAAATCAAAAATGTTGCCCTTGCGACTTCAGGTGATTACCGAAATTTCTTCAAAGAAGGCGGCAAGCGCTATCAGCATACGATAAATTTTAAATCAGGTTCACCTGTAGAGTCACAACTTGCTTCTGTTAGTGTTATCTCTGACACATGCATGGATGCCGATGCTTGGGCAACGGCGCTAATGGCCATGGGTGCAAAGAAGGCCATTGCCTTCGCTAAAGAAAATAAATTGAAGGCGTTTTTTATCTACCGTTCAGATGATGGATCAGGAAAGTATTTAGAGACATCAACGCCAGGATTTGATAAAGTGACAGAGTAATCTAATCAGATAATTTTTATCGGAGAATATTATGGATGCTAACATTAAACTATTCCTTATTACTTTCGCTGTACTTGCTCTATCGATTACAGGAATGGCCGTTGGTGTAATTCTATCAAATAGAAAACTTCAAGGCTCTTGTGGTGGACTTGGAAAGCTAATTGGTGAAGATTGCCAATTTTGTGACAAAAAAGACGAGTGCACAGAAAATCCAGAGCAAGCGCAAGACTGTCTTAAAGCTTAATCTAAATACAATTCAAATAAGCAGAAAGGCCCCATTTTGGGGCCTTTTTTGTTCGTAAATAGGGCCAAAAAGCGCCCCTTGACCTAACGACACCACCCATTACGCTGTAAGTAACTGATTGTACGTGTTCAATTTTTGGCACAGTTCATGCTTTTACTATAGCAACAAAGCTCTTAAACAGGATGTTTAAAGCTGAAGGCTTCAGGAAGAACGAACTTAGCGGAAAAGAGGCCATTATGAAAAGTACATTAAGGAGAGCACTTTACATCACTTTAGGATTAGTTATGTTATCGATAACAGTCCAAGAAAGAGTTCATGCAAGAACGATGAAGAGAATCACGCCAGAGCAGATCCAAAAACTAGACCGTGCAATGGCAATTGAAACGTTCA
Coding sequences within it:
- the odhB gene encoding 2-oxoglutarate dehydrogenase complex dihydrolipoyllysine-residue succinyltransferase, with protein sequence MAIVKITIPPIGESITEVALGEWLVADGDYVSEGDELVEVESDKATLPLPAEESGVIKIIAEEGAELEIGAVVAELDTSASAPAGESAPAESTTDNTSVTASAPAASSSNDKNYPSPAAAKILAEKGVSANSVAGSGKDGRITKADAMNASAAPKAAPAAKAAPAPTIETQVPTIETQVPTGGASRAKEEVKMKRIRKTIAKRLVEAKNTTAMLTTFNEVDMYNVMELRKKYKDAFKDKHDIGLGFMSFFTKACTKALMEIKGVNAQIDGENIIYHDYADVGIAVSTPKGLVVPVIRNAESLSLAQIEKEVRRLALKGRDGKLTVDEMTGGTFTITNGGVFGSMLSTPIINVPQSAILGMHNIVERPVAVNGQVVIHPVMYLALSYDHRIIDGKESVTFLKMVKEMLEDPARMLLDI
- a CDS encoding 2-oxoglutarate dehydrogenase E1 component, which translates into the protein MDFNQMDKFDFSTLSSSDISYIDSLYEQYESNPMEVEESWRNFFLGFEFGAGKGSTGAGGEVSDEKLRKEFNVFRLIQSFRSRGHLLSDTNPIRPRLDRHAHISLQDYDLTDADLNEVFTCGEFVGLGATTLKNIMDHMSKLYCGKIGVEYMHSTDTEMRRWFREEFETTYLKKDFSVDKKKRILHKLNEANVFENFLQTKYTGQKRFSLEGGESTIPGLDAFINEGARLGAKEFIIGMAHRGRLNILANTLGKTYEYIFSEFEGNSLEQLAGQGDGDVKYHMGFTSVTKTEDNSEVYLKLLPNPSHLETVSPVATGYARAQIDIAYGGDESKIIPIVIHGDAAVAGQGIVYETLQMSELPGYRTGGSLHFVINNQIGFTTDFTDARSSHYSTSVAKMLNIPVIHVNGDCPEDVVYACELAVKFRQKFKRDVFVDMVCYRKHGHNEGDEPKYTQPELYGMISKHKNPREMYIEELASHGSVDRAVAKEMQEEYKSLLSDRFNNVKQNVIPKKVPGPHREWKDVRFSTLEDFANSPDTSVDKKTLENIISSITQTPEGFKTLRKAQKLLDQRKAAFESDQIDWALAELFAYGSILTEGNDVRFSGEDVIRGTFSHRHAKVFDEKTNEAYCGLEHLTTGQGDFYIYNSLLSEYAVLAFEYGYSQATPHALNIWEAQFGDFTNGAQIVIDQFISAAESKWRRMSNLVMLLPHGYEGAGPEHSSCRPERFLQQCAEENMVICNITTPANMFHALRRQLKWEFRKPLVVFTPKSLLRHPLCQSKVEDFTSGKFEEVFDDSWVNPKDVKKVVLCTGKIYYDLLKYQQENDRKDVAVVRLEQLYPLPTDKIKAILDKYPNATHRWVQEEPSNMGAWMHLNRWRDTFREIDCISRKASASPATGYASVHMKEQETIVENAFK
- a CDS encoding nucleoside triphosphate pyrophosphohydrolase family protein, with the translated sequence MDSKKYMSDAIRTESRDFDAMNTRLNDNGIKRLLHAGIGLSTEAGEFLDALKKHIFYGKELDRVNLAEELGDLFWYMAIVGDELGIKFEDVMERNITKLKARYGEKFSEEKADKRDLDSERKILEEQAFN
- a CDS encoding FAD:protein FMN transferase encodes the protein MRLNKIFIFGMILLLGVLTSCNSEKLQIYRVTGPTMGTTYHIKYLAPAGFDEDSVKKDIEIRLDEVNKAMSTYIKDSEISLFNKMTKNEKFYPGPDFTRTLKHALDVAKKTDGTFDPTIGTLVNLWGFGPNGKRKIPSKEDIVAAKNKVGFEKIIFKDGALTKTIDGVYLDLSASAKGFGVDAIIELLQSRGIKNALVEVGGEVRTMGESLTRPWRIGVESPNNKDNNPVVKVVKIKNVALATSGDYRNFFKEGGKRYQHTINFKSGSPVESQLASVSVISDTCMDADAWATALMAMGAKKAIAFAKENKLKAFFIYRSDDGSGKYLETSTPGFDKVTE
- the nqrM gene encoding (Na+)-NQR maturation NqrM, with product MDANIKLFLITFAVLALSITGMAVGVILSNRKLQGSCGGLGKLIGEDCQFCDKKDECTENPEQAQDCLKA